In Myxococcus guangdongensis, one genomic interval encodes:
- a CDS encoding PQQ-dependent sugar dehydrogenase, producing MRQLLPLLLLLAAPVWAAVPSGFVETVYTSNDLNQATGMAWAPDGSGRLFITIKNGPIRVVSLKDGVPETQAGNTTLVTRLFATEPAVHTNSECGVIGIAFDPNYVANRYVYVFVTVSATEQQIVRYTDVNGVGSARTVLVSRLPTRGENHDGGGIGFGPDGKLYFAIGDLGNGTGVDADLTSLAAKVSRANRDGTPVNDNPFNDGVGPNNEYIWARGFRNPFTLTFQPSTGQLWVNVVGTGYEQTFVVPRRGHAGYNDYENNQPTGNDYITPVIKYRTNGLDTRTLTATGAARAGGVATFTTTGNHGFRKGEKLTLEGVGDASFNGDFYVASVPSATTVTVTQSGLSDATSGGGTAKTQELGGCMNGGVFYDATLFPPEYRGNYFFGDYNDATFMRATLAPDNTVATVDIWGTSFTSYVDTSVGPDGALYTIGVSGGRLRRIVPTTTGQRLVVTNLYPRVMEGGKATFTVRLAEAPTTSVVVDVFRAPGGSTDLRVSGASTFTFTPQDWSTPRVVTIDALEDADNVVDTATFTVASSGLTSESVLATTIEDNSAQLVLSSSNVAVPEAGTATFDVSLTRQPVGTVTVTVSRASGDADLTVESGGSLVFNASNWSAPQTVTLRAAADADNQDGVAFFTVVGAGLDARTVTATEVDDEDLAPIITSTAPTQAVVGNVYRYDVEARARPAATYSLTTAPTGMSIDAATGLITWTPTTVSTPGEAVTVRVANNVAPEATQSFTVTVKQDDPPVAVLTRPTADERVSGAGAEFYGDCQDDVGCTRAEFFVDGVQRYVDERTDNHFHFGGEHNRWDTTELSPGGHRVRFAVVDTSGQRHQVEVKVCVGEGDCTLVPQPDPDAGTDAGAQPDAGPVRDGGMGSDGGMSPPDPKDDSGCSCGSAPVGSLAWAALTALALMRRKRRQD from the coding sequence ATGCGCCAACTCCTCCCCCTGCTCCTGCTGCTGGCGGCGCCCGTCTGGGCCGCGGTCCCCTCGGGCTTCGTCGAGACTGTCTACACCTCCAATGATTTGAATCAGGCGACGGGGATGGCGTGGGCGCCGGATGGCTCGGGCCGGCTGTTCATCACCATCAAGAACGGTCCCATCCGGGTCGTCTCACTGAAGGACGGCGTCCCGGAGACGCAAGCGGGGAACACCACGCTGGTGACGCGCCTGTTCGCGACGGAGCCCGCGGTCCACACCAACAGCGAGTGCGGCGTCATCGGCATCGCGTTCGACCCGAACTACGTGGCCAACCGCTACGTGTACGTCTTCGTCACCGTGTCCGCGACGGAGCAGCAAATCGTCCGCTACACCGACGTCAACGGCGTGGGCTCGGCGCGCACGGTGCTTGTCTCGCGGCTGCCCACGCGTGGAGAGAACCACGATGGTGGCGGCATCGGCTTCGGGCCGGACGGCAAGCTGTACTTCGCCATCGGAGACTTGGGCAATGGCACGGGCGTGGACGCGGACCTGACGTCGCTGGCGGCGAAGGTGAGCCGGGCGAACCGTGACGGCACGCCGGTCAACGACAACCCGTTCAACGACGGCGTCGGTCCCAACAACGAGTACATCTGGGCGCGCGGCTTCCGGAACCCCTTCACCCTCACGTTCCAGCCGAGCACGGGCCAGCTGTGGGTCAACGTGGTGGGCACCGGCTACGAGCAGACCTTCGTGGTGCCCCGGCGCGGGCACGCCGGCTACAACGACTACGAGAACAACCAGCCGACCGGAAACGACTACATCACCCCGGTCATCAAGTACCGCACCAACGGCCTCGACACGCGCACCCTCACGGCCACCGGGGCCGCGCGCGCGGGCGGCGTCGCCACCTTCACCACCACGGGCAACCACGGCTTCCGCAAGGGCGAGAAGCTCACGCTCGAGGGCGTGGGTGACGCCTCGTTCAACGGGGACTTCTACGTCGCGAGCGTCCCCAGCGCGACGACCGTCACCGTCACGCAGTCGGGCCTGTCGGATGCGACGAGTGGCGGAGGCACCGCGAAGACCCAGGAGCTGGGCGGCTGCATGAACGGCGGCGTGTTCTACGACGCCACGCTCTTCCCGCCGGAGTACCGCGGCAACTACTTCTTCGGCGACTACAACGACGCCACCTTCATGCGCGCCACGCTGGCCCCGGACAACACCGTGGCCACGGTGGACATCTGGGGAACCAGCTTCACGTCATACGTGGACACCTCGGTGGGGCCGGACGGCGCGCTGTACACCATCGGCGTCTCGGGAGGGCGTCTGCGCCGCATCGTCCCGACCACCACCGGTCAGCGTCTGGTGGTGACGAACCTGTACCCGCGCGTGATGGAGGGCGGAAAGGCCACCTTCACGGTGCGACTGGCGGAGGCGCCCACGACGTCGGTGGTGGTCGATGTGTTCCGCGCGCCGGGTGGCAGCACGGACCTGCGCGTGTCCGGCGCGTCGACGTTCACCTTCACGCCGCAGGACTGGAGCACGCCTCGCGTGGTGACGATTGACGCGCTGGAGGACGCGGACAACGTGGTGGACACCGCGACCTTCACCGTGGCGTCGAGCGGCCTGACGTCCGAGTCCGTGCTGGCGACCACCATCGAGGACAACTCCGCGCAGCTGGTGCTCTCCTCGAGCAACGTCGCGGTCCCCGAGGCCGGCACGGCCACGTTCGACGTGTCGCTGACGCGCCAGCCCGTGGGCACCGTCACCGTCACCGTGAGCCGCGCCTCGGGTGATGCGGACCTCACCGTGGAGTCGGGAGGCTCGCTCGTCTTCAACGCGAGCAACTGGAGCGCGCCCCAGACGGTGACGCTGCGGGCCGCCGCCGACGCGGACAACCAGGATGGCGTCGCGTTCTTCACGGTGGTCGGCGCAGGGTTGGACGCGCGCACCGTGACGGCGACGGAGGTGGACGACGAGGACCTGGCTCCCATCATCACCTCCACCGCGCCGACGCAGGCCGTGGTGGGCAATGTGTACCGCTACGACGTGGAGGCGAGGGCTCGGCCCGCGGCGACGTACTCGCTCACCACCGCGCCGACGGGCATGTCCATCGACGCGGCCACGGGCCTCATCACCTGGACGCCCACCACCGTGTCGACCCCGGGTGAGGCGGTCACCGTGCGCGTGGCCAACAACGTGGCGCCCGAGGCGACGCAGTCCTTCACCGTCACCGTGAAGCAGGATGACCCTCCGGTCGCCGTCCTCACGCGTCCCACGGCGGACGAGCGCGTGTCCGGCGCGGGCGCGGAGTTCTACGGCGACTGCCAGGACGACGTGGGCTGCACGCGCGCGGAGTTCTTCGTGGACGGCGTGCAGCGCTACGTCGATGAGCGCACGGACAACCACTTCCACTTCGGTGGTGAGCACAACCGCTGGGACACGACGGAGCTTTCGCCCGGTGGACACCGGGTGCGCTTCGCCGTGGTGGACACCTCCGGTCAGCGGCACCAGGTCGAGGTGAAGGTGTGCGTGGGCGAGGGCGACTGCACGCTGGTTCCGCAGCCGGACCCCGACGCGGGGACGGACGCGGGCGCACAGCCGGATGCGGGGCCGGTGCGGGACGGGGGCATGGGCTCCGATGGTGGGATGAGCCCGCCGGACCCGAAGGATGACAGTGGCTGCTCGTGTGGCAGCGCGCCGGTGGGCTCGCTGGCGTGGGCCGCGCTGACGGCGCTGGCGCTGATGCGCCGCAAGCGTCGTCAGGACTGA
- a CDS encoding exonuclease SbcCD subunit D C-terminal domain-containing protein: MRLLHTSDWHLGHTLYDVSREAEHGAFLEWLLDTLEAQAVDALLVAGDIFDTANPSAEAQAAWYQFIAKTRRRLPRLDVVVIGGNHDSAARLDAPDPLFAALGVKVVGGLPRAGGVLDLERLLVPVHDAKGHVGAWVAAVPYLRPSDLPPVREELGDRLVAGVRAVYEEVLEAARLRRRPGQGLVAMGHCYMTGSELSELSERKILGGNQHALPVELFPEDVAYAALGHLHKAQRVGGREGVRYSGSPLPLSLSEANYRHQVLVVDLKDGVLEGVESVPVPRRAEMVRVPARDAATLEEVVGLLEALPAMEEGVPDWRRPYLEVCVSLPRPEPALRLKVEKALEGRAARLVKLTPAYTGTGGALAEARPGLSLRERTPEDVFRARYARDYEEPPTDGLLEAFHTLLTQVQEDAS; this comes from the coding sequence ATGCGCTTGCTGCACACGTCGGACTGGCACCTGGGGCACACGCTGTACGACGTCTCGCGCGAGGCGGAGCACGGCGCGTTCCTGGAGTGGCTGCTGGACACGCTGGAGGCCCAGGCGGTGGACGCGCTGCTGGTGGCCGGCGACATCTTCGACACCGCCAACCCCAGCGCCGAGGCCCAGGCCGCGTGGTACCAGTTCATCGCGAAGACGCGCCGGCGGTTGCCTCGGTTGGACGTGGTGGTCATCGGTGGCAATCACGACTCGGCGGCGCGGCTGGATGCGCCGGACCCGTTGTTCGCGGCGTTGGGCGTGAAGGTGGTGGGCGGATTGCCACGCGCGGGCGGCGTGCTGGATTTGGAGCGACTGCTGGTGCCGGTGCACGACGCGAAGGGGCACGTGGGCGCGTGGGTGGCGGCGGTGCCGTACCTGCGGCCCTCGGACCTCCCGCCTGTTCGCGAGGAGCTGGGGGACCGGCTCGTGGCGGGGGTGAGGGCGGTGTACGAGGAGGTGCTGGAGGCGGCGCGGCTCCGGCGTCGGCCGGGGCAGGGGTTGGTGGCGATGGGACACTGCTACATGACGGGCTCGGAGCTGTCGGAGCTCAGCGAGCGGAAGATTCTGGGCGGCAATCAGCACGCGCTGCCCGTGGAGCTGTTCCCCGAGGACGTCGCGTACGCGGCGCTGGGACACCTGCACAAGGCACAGCGCGTGGGTGGACGCGAGGGCGTGCGCTACAGCGGCTCTCCGTTGCCCTTGTCGCTGTCGGAGGCGAACTATCGCCACCAGGTGTTGGTGGTGGATTTGAAGGACGGGGTGCTGGAGGGCGTGGAGTCGGTGCCGGTGCCGCGTCGGGCGGAGATGGTGCGGGTGCCGGCCCGGGATGCGGCGACGCTCGAGGAGGTGGTGGGGTTGTTGGAGGCGCTTCCGGCGATGGAGGAGGGCGTGCCGGACTGGCGGCGTCCCTACCTGGAGGTGTGCGTCTCGTTGCCCCGGCCCGAGCCGGCGCTGCGCCTGAAGGTGGAGAAGGCGCTCGAGGGACGCGCGGCGCGGCTGGTGAAGCTGACGCCCGCGTACACGGGGACGGGCGGCGCGCTGGCGGAGGCGCGTCCGGGGTTGTCGCTCCGGGAGCGCACGCCGGAGGACGTGTTCCGGGCGCGGTATGCGCGTGACTACGAGGAGCCTCCGACGGATGGGTTGTTGGAGGCGTTCCACACGCTGCTGACGCAGGTGCAGGAGGACGCGTCATGA
- a CDS encoding AAA family ATPase, whose translation MKVLGIRGSNLTSFSGNFELELDRPPLDRLGLFAITGATGAGKSTLLDALCLALFDRTPRLGGRGGVPVGRADEEEEARLSAYDVRGLLRRGAAEGFAEVDFQGKDGKRYRARWNVWRARGRAEGRFRPQEMSLTEVASGQQFGRTKGEVLVAIQERLGLSFDQFRRSALLAQGEFAAFLKADASERAELLERMTGTEVYSRLSIRAHEKNKAEQEALAKREQGLAAIVLMEAQERGAAEERLVDEARARAEVETKLRQAEGAAAWHAERSALVRAFREAEEREVRAAQALEAAAPRARKLEEVRAAESFREVVTAAEVAGRRWEDAEGARRSRAEEVEATKARAFQSVGVLKGAEEARAAARTAQEEATPALEEAAALDARCEATARDAEDARARARASKEEEAKAREVLEAVGAREEEARAKGEAARAWLVEKAHWEALAKEWPRWQRELEWYEVALGEGSAARTQVETQRAEVERLRESTRLRTRERETAAEAEARAQAAATHAEAALGEGTAVERRVLRESLLARRESLRALESARQGLCSAESEARRAEQEAVAARGEAESASVAVRQAAERRLEGDAALKEARRSLSVAQATQGHAAQRALLREGEACPLCGATEHPYRHELPALDGLVAESAARVETLESERAECSRAEVEASAKQAAARARMSQSESRRDNAKAQCVEHGAAWGRGREQWQRVEGEAARSRQARDSRDAASSGAGHTEVIASTVQASDAGTVSGKALRHERAAHAGASSVHSIAGALGSEASAEGSWGVVPSETEVPPEAGASVEAGTWLESMVARVQARLAALKSEEEAAEGLERAAREARASLETQRSRREVAVDALRRAEEAFTRAESALREGLARVEAADAVVRQVLADVAPIFAADAGWEGKLEAAPADFRQKCGKRVSMWKEREKLVEDAKALEKKEQEQRARAQGQLEVSTRRAEDDAAQAALKEQARADATRARAVLLGGRPTQEVRAELKAKLDTALAAYEQARVAADASRQAESVTLARLEDAVRSLASALETRETARVALDHRLSAQGLSLDVVKALLAHDAAWCEAEARALSVLREAQAQARAVRDERRERHTTHEQGGPPSLSEEEASAARTQLRDDVEVRRRAEAMLRARLESDDAARARHGSEAQALAELRRAGEVWKVLGDLIGSHDGKRFKVFAQSLTLDALLLHANAHLQELARRYRLMRVPGHDLDLQVVDGDMGDEVRGVASLSGGESFLVSLALALGLASLSSETTQVETLFIDEGFGTLDPETLEVALATLDALQATGRQVGIISHVSGLAERIGVQVRVVKQGGGRSRLVVEGDLGIPFAEVRRLA comes from the coding sequence ATGAAGGTCCTCGGCATCCGGGGCAGCAACCTGACGAGCTTCTCGGGGAACTTCGAGCTGGAGCTGGACCGGCCTCCGCTCGACCGGCTGGGGCTGTTCGCCATCACGGGCGCGACGGGGGCGGGCAAGAGCACGCTCCTGGATGCGCTGTGTCTGGCGTTGTTCGACCGGACGCCGAGGTTGGGGGGACGGGGCGGTGTGCCGGTGGGGCGCGCGGACGAGGAGGAGGAGGCGCGGCTGTCCGCGTACGACGTGCGCGGCTTGTTGCGGCGGGGCGCGGCCGAGGGCTTCGCGGAGGTGGACTTCCAGGGGAAGGACGGCAAGCGCTACCGGGCGCGGTGGAACGTGTGGCGGGCGCGTGGGCGGGCGGAGGGGCGGTTCCGGCCGCAGGAGATGAGCCTGACGGAGGTGGCCTCGGGGCAGCAGTTCGGCCGCACCAAGGGCGAGGTGCTGGTCGCCATCCAGGAGCGGCTGGGGTTGTCGTTCGACCAGTTCCGTCGCTCGGCGCTGCTCGCGCAGGGAGAGTTCGCGGCCTTCTTGAAGGCGGACGCGAGCGAGCGCGCGGAGCTGCTGGAGCGGATGACGGGCACGGAGGTGTACAGCCGGCTGTCCATCCGCGCGCACGAGAAGAACAAGGCGGAGCAGGAGGCGCTGGCGAAGCGGGAGCAGGGGCTGGCGGCGATTGTGCTGATGGAGGCGCAGGAGCGCGGGGCGGCGGAGGAGCGGCTCGTCGACGAGGCGCGGGCGCGGGCGGAGGTGGAGACGAAGCTGCGGCAGGCGGAAGGCGCGGCGGCGTGGCACGCGGAGCGCTCCGCGTTGGTGCGGGCATTTCGCGAGGCGGAGGAGAGGGAGGTCCGGGCGGCGCAGGCGCTGGAGGCGGCGGCGCCTCGGGCGAGGAAGCTGGAGGAGGTGCGCGCGGCGGAGTCCTTCCGGGAGGTGGTGACGGCGGCGGAGGTCGCGGGGCGACGGTGGGAGGACGCGGAAGGGGCACGAAGATCGCGCGCGGAGGAGGTGGAGGCGACGAAGGCCCGGGCCTTCCAGTCGGTGGGGGTGTTGAAGGGGGCGGAGGAGGCGAGGGCGGCGGCTCGGACGGCGCAGGAGGAGGCGACTCCGGCGTTGGAGGAGGCGGCGGCGCTGGACGCGCGGTGCGAGGCGACGGCGCGCGACGCGGAGGATGCGAGGGCGAGGGCGAGGGCGTCGAAGGAGGAGGAGGCGAAGGCGCGGGAGGTGTTGGAGGCGGTTGGGGCGCGGGAGGAGGAGGCGCGGGCGAAGGGGGAGGCGGCGCGGGCGTGGTTGGTGGAGAAGGCCCACTGGGAAGCGCTGGCGAAGGAGTGGCCGCGCTGGCAGCGGGAGCTGGAGTGGTACGAGGTGGCGCTGGGGGAGGGGAGCGCGGCGCGGACGCAGGTGGAGACACAGCGCGCGGAGGTGGAGCGCCTGCGGGAGTCCACGCGGCTGAGGACGCGGGAGCGGGAGACGGCGGCGGAGGCCGAGGCGCGGGCGCAGGCGGCGGCGACGCACGCCGAGGCCGCGTTGGGAGAGGGCACGGCCGTGGAGCGGCGCGTGCTGCGCGAGTCGCTGCTGGCGAGGCGGGAGTCGCTGCGGGCGTTGGAGTCGGCGCGACAGGGTTTGTGCTCGGCGGAGTCGGAGGCGCGGCGGGCGGAGCAGGAGGCGGTGGCGGCGCGCGGTGAGGCGGAGAGCGCGTCGGTGGCGGTGCGTCAGGCGGCGGAGCGGCGGCTGGAGGGTGACGCGGCGTTGAAGGAGGCGCGCCGGTCGCTGTCGGTGGCGCAGGCGACGCAGGGCCACGCGGCGCAGCGGGCGCTCTTGCGTGAAGGCGAGGCGTGTCCGCTGTGTGGCGCGACGGAGCATCCGTATCGGCACGAGTTGCCGGCGCTCGACGGGCTGGTGGCGGAATCCGCCGCGCGGGTGGAGACGCTGGAGTCCGAGCGGGCCGAGTGCTCGCGAGCGGAAGTGGAGGCGAGCGCGAAGCAGGCCGCGGCGCGAGCGCGGATGTCCCAGTCCGAGTCACGGCGTGACAACGCGAAGGCGCAGTGCGTGGAGCACGGCGCGGCCTGGGGGCGCGGACGTGAGCAGTGGCAGCGCGTGGAAGGCGAGGCTGCCCGAAGCAGGCAGGCGCGTGACTCGCGCGATGCTGCATCGAGTGGAGCCGGGCACACCGAGGTCATCGCGTCCACCGTGCAGGCGAGTGATGCAGGGACGGTGAGCGGGAAGGCGTTGCGCCACGAGCGGGCTGCTCACGCAGGCGCTTCCTCCGTGCACTCCATTGCCGGAGCGCTTGGCTCGGAGGCGTCGGCCGAAGGCTCATGGGGCGTCGTGCCGTCGGAGACGGAAGTGCCTCCGGAGGCAGGTGCCTCGGTCGAGGCGGGGACCTGGCTGGAGTCCATGGTCGCGCGAGTCCAGGCGCGGCTTGCGGCGTTGAAGTCGGAAGAAGAGGCCGCCGAGGGGCTGGAGCGTGCGGCGCGAGAGGCGCGCGCGTCGCTCGAGACGCAGCGTTCTCGTCGCGAGGTCGCCGTCGATGCGCTTCGTCGCGCGGAGGAGGCCTTCACGCGAGCGGAGAGCGCGCTGCGCGAGGGATTGGCGCGAGTCGAGGCCGCCGATGCGGTGGTGCGTCAGGTGCTCGCGGACGTCGCGCCCATCTTCGCGGCGGACGCCGGATGGGAGGGGAAGCTGGAGGCCGCGCCCGCGGACTTCCGTCAGAAGTGCGGCAAGCGCGTCTCGATGTGGAAGGAGCGCGAGAAGCTGGTCGAGGATGCGAAGGCCCTCGAGAAGAAGGAGCAGGAACAGCGGGCGCGGGCGCAGGGACAGCTGGAGGTGAGCACCCGGCGGGCCGAGGACGACGCGGCCCAGGCGGCGCTCAAGGAGCAGGCGCGCGCGGACGCGACACGGGCCCGCGCCGTCTTGCTCGGAGGCCGTCCGACGCAGGAGGTCCGCGCGGAGTTGAAAGCGAAGCTGGACACCGCGCTGGCGGCGTACGAGCAGGCCCGGGTGGCGGCCGATGCCTCACGTCAGGCCGAGAGCGTCACCCTGGCGCGTCTGGAGGACGCCGTGAGGAGTCTCGCGAGCGCACTGGAGACGCGCGAGACCGCGCGGGTCGCGCTGGACCATCGACTGTCGGCACAGGGCCTCTCGTTGGACGTGGTGAAGGCGCTGCTCGCGCACGACGCGGCCTGGTGCGAGGCCGAGGCCCGGGCCCTGTCCGTGCTTCGCGAGGCACAGGCGCAGGCGCGCGCGGTGCGTGACGAGCGGCGGGAGCGTCACACGACCCACGAGCAGGGTGGACCCCCGAGCCTGTCCGAGGAGGAGGCTTCCGCGGCGCGGACCCAACTGCGCGACGACGTGGAGGTCCGCCGTCGAGCGGAGGCGATGTTGCGTGCCAGGCTGGAGTCGGACGACGCGGCGCGGGCGCGTCACGGCAGCGAGGCGCAAGCGCTGGCGGAGCTGCGGCGCGCGGGTGAGGTGTGGAAGGTGTTGGGAGACCTCATCGGCTCGCACGACGGCAAGCGCTTCAAGGTCTTCGCGCAGAGCCTGACGCTGGACGCGCTGTTGCTCCACGCCAACGCGCATCTCCAGGAGCTGGCGCGGCGGTATCGCCTGATGCGGGTGCCGGGTCACGACCTGGACCTGCAGGTGGTGGACGGGGACATGGGCGACGAGGTGCGCGGCGTGGCGAGCCTGTCCGGAGGCGAGAGCTTCCTCGTGTCCCTGGCGCTCGCGTTGGGGCTGGCCTCCCTGTCGTCGGAGACGACGCAGGTGGAGACGCTCTTCATCGACGAGGGCTTCGGGACATTGGACCCGGAGACGCTGGAGGTGGCGCTGGCGACGCTGGACGCGTTGCAGGCGACGGGCCGACAGGTGGGCATCATCTCCCACGTCTCGGGGCTGGCCGAGCGCATCGGCGTCCAGGTGCGCGTGGTGAAGCAGGGCGGTGGTCGCAGCCGACTGGTGGTGGAGGGAGACCTGGGGATTCCGTTCGCCGAGGTGCGCCGACTCGCGTGA